In Candidatus Bathyarchaeia archaeon, a genomic segment contains:
- a CDS encoding TIR domain-containing protein, with the protein MPRRVFISTAYEDVNQARGFKLLQWNPNVDFEFVTRDLLSPVDSRDPQYIKSSIRERLNGTSVTSVLIGQTTHQSTWVPWEIEESVVRGNGIIGIRLKGQDDAPIPQALKDAGAKVINWDPDTFSDEIEKAALIAGRPELGPAPARSVSASGCR; encoded by the coding sequence ATGCCCCGTAGAGTTTTCATCTCTACTGCTTACGAAGACGTCAACCAAGCTCGCGGATTCAAGCTTCTTCAATGGAACCCGAATGTTGATTTCGAGTTCGTAACCCGTGACCTGCTCAGTCCAGTAGACAGCCGGGACCCGCAGTACATCAAATCAAGTATCAGGGAACGATTGAATGGTACTTCGGTAACATCCGTTCTAATCGGGCAGACAACTCATCAAAGTACCTGGGTTCCTTGGGAAATCGAGGAGAGCGTTGTGAGGGGTAACGGAATAATAGGAATCCGACTCAAGGGTCAAGACGATGCGCCTATTCCGCAAGCATTGAAAGATGCCGGTGCAAAAGTAATCAACTGGGACCCTGATACATTCTCCGATGAGATAGAGAAGGCGGCTTTAATCGCAGGGAGGCCTGAACTTGGTCCAGCCCCCGCACGTTCGGTGAGCGCAAGTGGATGTAGGTAG